In Trichoplusia ni isolate ovarian cell line Hi5 unplaced genomic scaffold, tn1 tig00003823, whole genome shotgun sequence, a single window of DNA contains:
- the LOC113508106 gene encoding 2',5'-phosphodiesterase 12-like, whose amino-acid sequence MLFRFYHLTTRFYSSVISKSKFNNMNKCYFRYIKQEDKVDISFLLDIKGSVRQFNFSRKPTESLQVLLTRIKTNIQKAMSKGNKKKKSASEENEDINIEFYDSNNGIINENSTCNELFSITGPVTLKMCDNLYEVIFNSPWVVSMNLPQSILAGFPVYPENLELQYAVHEKCKFTWYKGSVLNDFGNEFNDRHIKWGLAGNTFIYTPPAQDIGLKLKLECLPGNGTTFGPAVEAISKNVIEAGPGNCPFETRHQFTRDKLKNKSFRCVTYNILANLYCDSDYTRTVLHPYCPPYALHIDYRKQLILKELLGYNSDIICLQEVDCRLFNHFLQPILASEGLSSSFYKKGKEVAEGLACFYRKDRFKCAGEEKIVLSEAVQTESCLQPIWEKIKNNTPLITRLLDRSTVASATYLESIDNVNEVLIVGNTHLYFHPDADHIRLIQGGIVIYWLMDIRKKLASKYPKKRISVILCGDFNSVPSCGIYQLYTTGKSPSDLPDWKSNINEAVFDLSLQQNISLGSACGTPPYTNFTAEFADCLDYIYYDKSNLEVEQVVPLPSVEELKLHTALPSVVFPSDHVALVSDLRYK is encoded by the exons ATGTTATTCCGATTTTATCACTTAACCACCCGTTTTTATTCTTCCgttatatcaaaatcaaaattcaacaACATGAACAAGTGCTATTTTAGATACATCAAACAGGAAGATAAGGTCGATATTTCCTTCTTATTAGACATTAAAGGTTCCGTTAGGCAATTTAACTTTAGTAGAAAGCCTACAGAAAGTTTGCAAGTTTTACTAACCCGCATAAAAACTAACATCCAAAAAGCTATGAgcaaaggaaataaaaagaaaaagtcggCAAGTGAGGAGAATGaagatattaatattgaattctATGATTCTAATAATggtattattaatgaaaacagCACTTGTAATGAGTTATTTTCGATAACTGGGCCAGTCACATTAAAAATGTGTGATAACCTCTATGAGGTTATATTCAATTCACCATGGGTTGTAAGTATGAACTTACCTCAAAGCATTTTAGCTGGCTTTCCAGTATATCCTGAAAATTTAGAACTACAATATGCTGtacatgaaaaatgtaaatttaccTGGTACAAAGGTTCAGTACTAAATGATTTTGGAAATGAATTTAACGATAGACACATCAAATGGGGTTTGGCTGGCAACACCTTTATATATACACCACCTGCACAAGATATTGgcttgaaattgaaattagaaTGTCTACCAG GAAATGGTACAACATTTGGTCCTGCAGTTGAGGCAATATCTAAGAATGTGATTGAAGCTGGTCCTGGAAACTGTCCATTTGAAACAAGACATCAATTCACaagagataaattaaaaaataaaag CTTTAGATGTGTTACATACAACATATTGGCCAATTTGTACTGTGATTCTGATTACACCAGAACAGTGCTACACCCCTACTGCCCTCCTTATGCTTTACACATTGATTACAGAAAAcaacttatattaaaagaattacTAG GATATAACAGCGACATTATATGTCTCCAAGAAGTGGATTGTAGGTTATTCAACCACTTTTTGCAGCCAATTTTGGCATCTGAAGGTCTCAGCAGTTCATTTTACAAGAAAGGAAAAGAAGTTGCTGAAGGTCTAGCTTGTTTCTACAGGAAAGACAGATTTAA ATGCGCTGGGGAAGAAAAAATTGTCCTTTCCGAAGCTGTACAAACTGAATCATGCCTCCAACCTATTTGggaaaaaattaagaacaataCACCCCTTATTACGAGACTGTTAGATAGATCAACTGTAGCTAGTGCTACATATCTAGAGTCCATTGACAAcgtaaatgaggttttaatagtAGGAAACACACATTTGTATTTTCATCCTGATGCAGACCACATAAGGCTTATTCAAGGAGGTATAGTGATCTATTGGTTGATGGATATTCGAAAAAAACTTGCTTCAAAG tatCCAAAGAAAAGGATAAGCGTCATATTATGTGGTGACTTTAACAGTGTTCCTTCTTGTGGCATCTATCAACTATATACAACTGGTAAATCACCAAGCGATTTGCCTGACTGGAAATCca ATATAAACGAAGCTGTGTTTGATCTGAGTTTGCAACAAAACATTTCACTGGGCAGTGCATGTGGAACACCTCCTTACACAAACTTCACTGCCGAATTTGCAGATTGCTTAGATTACATATACTATGACAAGTCTAACTTAGAAGTTGAGCAG GTTGTCCCACTTCCAAGTGTCgaagaattaaaattacatacagCTTTGCCGAGTGTTGTATTTCCCTCAGACCATGTAGCCTTGGTCTCAGATTTACGATATAAGTAg